One Mugil cephalus isolate CIBA_MC_2020 chromosome 12, CIBA_Mcephalus_1.1, whole genome shotgun sequence DNA segment encodes these proteins:
- the pnkd gene encoding probable hydrolase PNKD, which produces MALPDWIVTLVVAASFFCFLCLCVRYRRFWRKLLSKIMARTEKPLFRIAYTLYTRTRLGYMYYKRQMRKARENYPAGHSTSCPVEFNGIKIIPISVLSDNYSYLVIDTASSVAVVVDPADPQSVQTVLEEEGVMLEAIFCTHKHWDHSGGNKGLKRLHSSCRVYGSAADNIPGLTHPLSHKDSVTVGRMHFKAFFTPGHTVGHMIYLLDGQAVGAPSSLFSGDLVFLSGCGRMFEGTATTMLSSLDTVVSLSDDTLLWPGHEYAEDNLLFAAEVEPRNTARENKYQWVLQQRGQKLCTSPSTIGEEKQYNPFLRSHSADLHLALGVQQFQDEDWTQFRARVLEELRKRKDLYNRR; this is translated from the exons ATGGCGCTTCCTGACTGGATAGTAACGCTGGTGGTAGCTGcatctttcttctgtttcctaTGTTTGTGTGTCCGCTACAGGCGTTTTTGGAGAAAATTGTTGAGCAAGATAATGGCCCGCACGGAGAAGCCGCTGTTTCGAATCGC GTACACACTCTACACGAGGACCAGACTCGGCTACATGTACTACAAGAGACAAATGAGGAAAGCACGAGAAAACTATCCCGCTGGACACTCTACGTCCTGTCCAGTAGAGTTCAATG GCATTAAAATAATTCCTATCTCGGTGCTGTCAGACAACTACAGCTACCTTGTCATTGACACAGCCTCCAGCGTCGCAGTTGTTGTGGACCCCGCAGACCCTCAGTCGGTTCAG ACAGTCCTTGAGGAAGAGGGTGTGATGTTGGAGGCAATATTTTGTACGCACAAGCACTG GGACCACAGTGGGGGAAACAAAGGGCTGAAAAGGCTTCACAGCTCGTGCCGCGTATATGGAAGTGCAGCTGATAACATTCCTGGCCTCACACA cccTCTCTCACACAAAGACTCTGTAACAGTTGGACGAATGCACTTTAAGGCCTTCTTTACTCCCGGACACACAGTGGGCCATATGATCTACCTCCTCGATGGCCAAGCTGTTGGCGCCCCCTCCAGCCTCTTCTCTGGTGACCTGGTGTTCCTGTCGGGATGTG gGAGGATGTTTGAAGGCACTGCCACAACAATGCTCTCATCTCTGGACACGGTTGTCTCCCTAAGCGATGACACTCTTCTGTGGCCTG GTCATGAGTATGCAGAGGACAACCTACTGTTTGCTGCTGAGGTTGAGCCACGCAACACTGCcagggaaaataaatatcagtgggTGCTGCAGCAGCGAGGCCAGAAGCTGTGCACG AGCCCCTCCACCATCGGAGAAGAGAAGCAGTACAATCCTTTCCTGCGCAGCCACTCCGCTGACCTCCACCTGGCTCTGGGGGTCCAGCAGTTCCAGGATGAAGACTGGACCCAGTTCAGGGCGCGGGTGCTGGAGGAGCTGCGAAAACGCAAAGATCTCTACAACAGGAGATAG